A section of the Hyalangium minutum genome encodes:
- a CDS encoding type VI secretion system Vgr family protein — protein MDARSTTTGNLLLFQFAISGCPEKLLVIRFSGHESISSQFELQLEVACEDPAIDFASVMGKPALLSLMSEGQPRFIHGIVSRFEQVNNLPRNAIYQVTVVPQVWKLKHRHDNRIFQDETTEQIITKVLKKAGIPSDCFKFALTGSYEPRNYCVQYRESDWAFISRLLEEDGIFYFFEHSAAKHVLVMGDSAAACKPIPAGKRGETVPFRRVSGTVITEDHVQRFRFSEEIQPGQVMLRDFNFKKPTLSTEGKFQAEKDPDLMVYDYPGEYQLPGRGSTAKGETIAQIRLEEWQTVRKTGFGESDCERLTPGFMFTLADHTRGDFNTRYLITSVGHQGYQPQVLDEESGGGDFSYSNHFSCIVAKTPYRPLRVTPKPIVRGVQTAVVVGPKNEEIHTDEHGRVKVQFHWDREGKKDENSSCWIRVSHAWAGQHWGAIYIPRIGHEVIVDFIEGDPDRPIITGRVYNGDNPPPYKLPDQKTKSTLKSNSSKGGDGYNEIRFEDRKKSEQLFVHAERNMDVHVKNDSLENILHDRHQTIGSESKNGKVGDQNEMVYRDKNLKVHRNSQDHIGGDWKLLVGGIDGPGNADVVVKASRTEKVGADSHLTVVGNRNEKIDGTWSITLGADLQVKATGIHALQADSEIHLKSDKIVLEADTGLTLKVGGNFITIDATGVSVTGMMVNLNSGGAALDGSGAKPTAPSEPAEAMPTAPTPADSGQ, from the coding sequence ATGGACGCAAGATCTACCACCACCGGCAATCTCTTGTTGTTTCAATTCGCCATCTCCGGGTGCCCTGAGAAGCTGCTCGTGATCCGGTTCTCTGGTCATGAGTCCATCTCCAGCCAGTTCGAGCTCCAGCTCGAGGTTGCTTGCGAGGACCCCGCGATCGACTTTGCGAGCGTGATGGGCAAGCCTGCCTTGCTCAGCCTGATGAGTGAGGGGCAACCGCGGTTCATCCATGGAATCGTGAGCCGCTTCGAGCAGGTCAACAACCTGCCGCGGAACGCGATCTACCAGGTCACCGTGGTTCCTCAGGTGTGGAAACTCAAGCACCGCCATGACAACCGCATCTTCCAGGACGAGACCACCGAGCAGATCATCACAAAAGTACTCAAGAAGGCGGGCATCCCGAGCGATTGCTTCAAATTTGCACTGACCGGTTCCTACGAGCCCCGCAACTACTGTGTGCAATATCGGGAGTCGGACTGGGCATTCATCAGCCGGTTACTGGAAGAGGACGGCATCTTCTACTTCTTTGAGCACTCGGCGGCGAAACACGTCCTGGTCATGGGCGACAGCGCGGCTGCGTGCAAGCCCATCCCTGCCGGCAAGCGGGGGGAGACCGTGCCGTTCCGGCGCGTCTCGGGAACTGTCATCACGGAGGACCACGTCCAACGGTTCCGCTTCAGCGAGGAGATCCAGCCTGGCCAGGTGATGCTCCGGGACTTCAATTTCAAGAAGCCCACGCTGTCCACCGAGGGCAAGTTCCAGGCCGAGAAGGACCCAGATCTCATGGTGTACGACTACCCTGGCGAGTACCAGTTGCCAGGGCGGGGATCTACCGCCAAGGGCGAGACGATTGCCCAAATCCGGCTCGAGGAGTGGCAGACGGTCCGCAAGACAGGGTTCGGCGAGAGCGACTGCGAGCGCCTCACGCCAGGCTTCATGTTCACCCTGGCGGATCACACGCGCGGCGACTTCAACACCCGATATCTCATCACCAGCGTGGGGCATCAAGGCTATCAGCCCCAGGTGTTGGACGAGGAATCCGGCGGAGGCGACTTCAGCTACTCCAACCACTTCTCCTGCATCGTGGCGAAGACACCCTACCGGCCTCTTCGAGTGACACCGAAACCCATCGTCCGGGGGGTGCAGACCGCCGTCGTGGTCGGTCCAAAGAACGAGGAGATTCACACGGATGAGCACGGCCGCGTCAAAGTCCAGTTCCACTGGGATCGCGAGGGGAAGAAGGACGAGAACAGCTCGTGCTGGATCCGCGTGAGCCACGCCTGGGCGGGTCAGCATTGGGGGGCCATCTACATTCCGCGAATCGGTCACGAGGTCATTGTCGACTTCATCGAGGGAGATCCGGACCGACCGATCATCACCGGGCGCGTGTACAACGGTGACAATCCTCCGCCATACAAGCTCCCCGACCAGAAGACCAAGAGCACGCTCAAATCGAACAGTTCCAAGGGCGGAGATGGCTACAACGAAATCCGCTTCGAGGACCGCAAGAAGTCCGAGCAGCTCTTCGTGCACGCCGAGCGCAACATGGACGTGCACGTCAAAAACGACTCGCTTGAGAACATCCTCCATGACCGGCATCAGACCATCGGTTCCGAGAGCAAGAACGGCAAGGTCGGCGACCAGAACGAGATGGTCTACCGGGACAAAAACCTGAAGGTCCACCGCAATAGCCAGGACCATATCGGAGGAGACTGGAAGCTTCTGGTGGGCGGCATTGATGGGCCTGGCAATGCAGACGTCGTTGTCAAAGCCAGCCGCACGGAAAAAGTGGGCGCAGACAGCCATCTGACGGTAGTGGGCAACCGCAACGAAAAAATAGACGGAACTTGGTCCATCACGTTGGGAGCGGACCTTCAAGTGAAGGCTACCGGGATTCATGCCCTGCAGGCAGATAGCGAGATCCACCTGAAGTCGGACAAGATCGTCCTCGAGGCGGACACAGGGCTCACGCTGAAGGTAGGGGGCAATTTCATCACGATTGATGCAACCGGTGTATCCGTGACCGGAATGATGGTGAACCTCAACAGCGGGGGGGCGGCGCTGGACGGGAGTGGCGCCAAGCCCACCGCGCCATCTGAGCCGGCCGAGGCCATGCCCACGGCACCTACCCCCGCAGACAGCGGTCAATAA
- a CDS encoding NAD(P)-dependent oxidoreductase: MDKPDDMFTVSVIGLGNTVAYGPTREQKAEELPVPLLVFGASGRTGRHVVNQALSAGHTVTAFVRDRRALPARHPKLHVIEGDVLNPDAVDAAMLGQRAVLSALGFPGRKGAEALLKATENIVAAMQKYRVYRLICLAPPPKKEGWVRRGLLGRLLAPFLGTPGVNAWEQQLDSIRGLPLEWVLVRPTWLTDEPARGNYEVSVGWAEVPEGISRADVAAFMLEQVQGRRYVRLSPVLGG, from the coding sequence ATGGACAAGCCAGACGACATGTTTACCGTCTCCGTCATTGGACTCGGGAACACGGTTGCCTACGGACCGACCCGTGAACAGAAAGCCGAGGAGTTGCCAGTCCCATTGCTCGTCTTTGGAGCCTCGGGGCGAACGGGGCGCCACGTGGTCAATCAGGCCTTGTCCGCGGGGCATACCGTCACAGCCTTCGTACGGGACCGAAGAGCACTGCCGGCGAGGCATCCCAAACTCCATGTCATCGAAGGCGATGTGCTGAATCCAGACGCGGTGGATGCGGCCATGCTAGGGCAAAGAGCCGTGCTCTCCGCGCTCGGGTTCCCAGGGCGCAAGGGGGCTGAAGCGCTGCTCAAAGCCACGGAAAACATCGTGGCTGCGATGCAGAAGTACCGGGTCTATCGGCTCATCTGCCTGGCTCCTCCGCCGAAAAAGGAAGGCTGGGTTCGCCGAGGGCTGTTGGGCAGATTGCTCGCCCCGTTCCTTGGAACGCCCGGCGTCAATGCCTGGGAGCAGCAGTTGGACTCCATCCGCGGGTTGCCCCTGGAGTGGGTGCTCGTCCGGCCCACGTGGCTGACGGATGAGCCTGCCCGCGGAAACTACGAAGTCTCCGTCGGCTGGGCCGAAGTTCCCGAAGGCATCTCCCGGGCCGACGTCGCTGCATTCATGCTCGAGCAAGTCCAAGGCCGCCGCTACGTCCGCCTCTCTCCTGTCCTTGGTGGCTGA
- the tssG gene encoding type VI secretion system baseplate subunit TssG → MATAERLPVDLVEASEIILRAPRRPGFFPLVAFLERLTSDAARVGELGPVNEERIRFRHDPSLGFSSSDVSAVVLRQVPVRQDDEFSRRPLFEVSTTFLGLTGSASPLPLFMAEEVAQEDPDDATQREFLDLFHHRLLSLLYRIESRYRVTRELTASCTDQWSRRLLALSGFDTYERTWPGILPPWRLLRIASLLVSRIRTAEKLEIALQEVLSEELEGARVTVRQFVGRWVDIDARAQLGVVNNLLGRNMLLGGRAFDRMGRFQVEIGPLSPRAWRRLMADGDLYPLAREIVSLFVRDPLEYTFELILAESLSHTFSLTTGWASKLGRDTWLGTNRQNRLSVPGAA, encoded by the coding sequence GTGGCCACCGCGGAACGGCTCCCAGTTGACCTTGTAGAGGCGTCGGAGATCATCCTCCGGGCGCCTCGTCGGCCAGGGTTCTTCCCGCTGGTGGCGTTCCTCGAGCGCCTCACCTCGGACGCAGCTCGCGTAGGCGAGCTGGGGCCGGTGAACGAGGAGCGCATCCGCTTCCGGCATGATCCGTCGCTCGGTTTCTCTTCGAGCGATGTCAGTGCGGTCGTGCTCCGGCAGGTGCCCGTTCGTCAGGACGATGAGTTCAGCCGGCGGCCCCTGTTCGAGGTCTCGACGACCTTCTTGGGACTCACAGGCTCTGCCTCGCCTCTGCCGCTCTTCATGGCTGAGGAGGTGGCCCAGGAGGATCCGGATGACGCGACACAGCGGGAGTTCCTGGACCTGTTTCATCACCGGCTCCTGTCACTCCTGTATCGCATCGAATCGCGATACCGCGTTACCCGCGAGCTGACGGCGAGCTGCACCGATCAGTGGTCCCGCCGCCTCCTGGCTCTGTCGGGCTTCGACACGTACGAGCGAACCTGGCCTGGGATTCTGCCGCCTTGGCGGCTCTTGCGGATCGCCTCCCTGTTGGTCAGCCGCATCCGCACAGCCGAAAAGCTGGAGATTGCCTTGCAGGAGGTGCTCTCCGAGGAACTAGAGGGTGCACGTGTCACCGTCCGGCAGTTCGTGGGCCGCTGGGTAGACATCGACGCTCGCGCGCAGCTGGGCGTGGTCAACAACCTGCTCGGGCGCAACATGCTGCTAGGCGGCAGGGCATTCGACCGCATGGGGCGCTTCCAGGTGGAAATCGGCCCGCTCTCCCCGCGAGCCTGGCGCCGCCTCATGGCGGACGGGGACTTGTACCCGCTCGCGCGCGAGATCGTCTCGCTCTTCGTCCGGGATCCGCTCGAATACACCTTCGAGCTCATCCTCGCCGAGAGCCTCTCCCATACCTTCAGCCTCACTACCGGCTGGGCCTCGAAGCTCGGCCGGGACACGTGGCTGGGCACGAATCGCCAGAACCGGCTGTCCGTTCCGGGGGCTGCATGA
- the tssF gene encoding type VI secretion system baseplate subunit TssF: protein MFSKYFLSELAYLREMGRAFGLANPGVAGMLVERGADPDVERLLEGFAFLTARIRERVDDDVPEMVHVLTDLLLPHYLRPVPASTVIEFTPQVKALRGRATIPAGVEIGARPLDGTSCVFRTTSDVELLPLTLEEALLDKSSVTSPVLRLFFQAHEQIYPEIFRAEGLRLFIHAELATSALMLLWLLRYCRGVQVNNDFGKSVQLGPRAIHPLGFDRDFRMLPWPRSAEGYRQLQEYFTLPEKFLFFEVRGLDAAKHIASDRFELAFQFERPPPLEARVGQEMFRLYCTPAVNLFSASAHPLRHSVLSHDQLLRAEGVEPRHMEIFSVDSVIGLQAGANERRTYRPFFEFAHAAGHGVEPAFYRLRRAASPIDDGIDTYLSLETPRDVMPSIEEETLSIELTCTHRSLPTRLQVGDVHLPTITSPTNARFKNISPVSRPARAPLGTELHWRLLSHLAVNQQTLSDVEVLRRLLELYNFKGLTDDLAARATRLRINAIRSVEVRAGTRFLEGSPLRGNRVTAALDETSFLGAGDAFLFGCILDELFASNVTVNSFNELGIRLQPSHMEYTWPPRNGSQLTL, encoded by the coding sequence ATGTTCAGCAAGTACTTCTTGAGCGAGTTGGCCTACCTCCGGGAAATGGGGCGCGCGTTCGGCCTGGCCAACCCCGGCGTCGCGGGCATGCTCGTGGAGCGTGGCGCGGATCCCGACGTCGAGCGGCTGCTCGAGGGCTTCGCCTTCCTGACGGCGCGCATCCGCGAGCGCGTGGACGACGACGTGCCAGAGATGGTCCATGTCCTGACGGACCTGCTGCTGCCGCACTACCTGCGGCCCGTCCCCGCCTCCACCGTCATCGAGTTCACCCCGCAGGTGAAGGCGCTGCGCGGCCGGGCCACCATCCCCGCCGGGGTGGAGATTGGGGCACGCCCGCTCGATGGCACCTCGTGCGTCTTCCGCACCACCTCGGATGTGGAGCTGCTCCCGCTGACGCTGGAGGAGGCGCTGCTCGACAAGTCGTCTGTCACCTCCCCCGTGCTGCGGCTCTTCTTCCAGGCCCACGAGCAGATTTATCCGGAGATCTTCCGGGCCGAGGGGCTGCGGCTGTTCATCCACGCCGAGCTGGCCACCAGCGCCCTCATGCTCCTGTGGCTGCTGCGCTACTGCCGCGGCGTCCAGGTCAACAACGACTTCGGGAAGTCCGTCCAGCTCGGACCTCGGGCCATCCACCCGCTGGGGTTCGATCGGGATTTCCGCATGCTGCCCTGGCCTCGCTCCGCCGAGGGCTATCGGCAGCTCCAGGAGTACTTCACCCTGCCGGAGAAGTTCCTCTTCTTCGAGGTACGGGGGCTGGATGCCGCAAAGCACATCGCGAGCGACCGGTTCGAGCTGGCCTTCCAGTTCGAGCGCCCGCCCCCTTTGGAGGCGCGCGTGGGCCAGGAGATGTTCCGCCTCTACTGCACGCCTGCGGTCAACCTCTTCTCTGCCTCCGCGCACCCTCTGCGCCACAGTGTGCTGTCCCACGACCAGCTCCTGCGCGCCGAAGGCGTCGAGCCGAGGCACATGGAGATCTTCTCGGTGGACTCGGTCATCGGCCTGCAGGCCGGGGCCAACGAGCGGCGCACCTACCGCCCCTTCTTCGAGTTTGCCCACGCCGCGGGGCACGGCGTGGAGCCTGCCTTCTACCGCCTGCGCAGGGCGGCGTCGCCCATTGACGACGGCATCGACACGTATCTGTCGCTGGAGACGCCCCGGGACGTGATGCCCTCCATCGAGGAGGAGACGCTGTCCATCGAGCTCACGTGTACGCACCGCTCGCTCCCCACGCGGCTGCAGGTGGGGGATGTCCACCTGCCCACCATCACCTCTCCGACGAACGCGCGCTTCAAGAACATCTCCCCCGTGAGCCGGCCCGCGCGTGCGCCACTCGGCACGGAACTCCACTGGCGGCTGCTCTCTCACCTGGCGGTGAACCAGCAGACCCTCTCGGATGTGGAGGTGCTGCGCCGGCTGCTCGAGCTCTACAACTTCAAGGGGCTCACGGATGACCTGGCGGCGCGGGCCACCCGGCTGCGCATCAACGCCATCCGCTCCGTCGAGGTCCGAGCGGGGACGCGCTTCCTCGAGGGCAGCCCGCTGCGCGGCAACCGCGTCACGGCGGCGCTCGATGAGACGAGCTTTCTAGGAGCCGGGGACGCGTTCCTCTTCGGCTGCATCCTCGACGAGCTGTTCGCCTCGAACGTGACCGTCAATTCCTTCAATGAGCTGGGCATCCGGCTCCAGCCTTCACACATGGAGTACACGTGGCCACCGCGGAACGGCTCCCAGTTGACCTTGTAG
- the tssE gene encoding type VI secretion system baseplate subunit TssE, which yields MATRGLFSRIKSGDVHTSRRGDPVEEVTQHLRVLFNTRKGESVAAPGFGIMDFNDIIHTFPSAIERMQMSLRQAIQEYEPRLKNVAVLHVPDELDPTSLKFEVSAQLVHRGSRRPIRFYTRLGRNSQIDLW from the coding sequence ATGGCGACCCGCGGCCTCTTCTCCCGAATCAAGAGTGGCGATGTGCATACCTCGCGGCGGGGCGATCCCGTCGAGGAGGTCACCCAGCACCTGCGCGTGCTGTTCAACACCCGCAAGGGGGAGTCCGTGGCGGCGCCCGGCTTTGGCATCATGGACTTCAACGACATCATCCACACGTTCCCGTCCGCCATCGAGCGGATGCAGATGTCTCTGCGGCAGGCCATCCAGGAATACGAGCCGCGCCTGAAGAACGTCGCCGTCCTTCACGTTCCTGACGAGCTGGACCCCACCAGCCTCAAGTTCGAGGTCTCCGCACAACTGGTGCACCGGGGTTCCCGCCGGCCCATCCGCTTCTACACGCGGCTGGGGCGAAACAGCCAAATCGATCTGTGGTGA
- the tssD gene encoding type VI secretion system tube protein TssD: protein MAETVHLYLKANGTEIKGESTQVSLGREGSIECVYYEQGVITARESGSGLATGRRQYQPLLIRKRIDKSTPLLMKALCENQVIEATFKFFRPNPTGDGTTEQFYTTTFKQGRINTIKHVVPDTIVPATSKDPALEELTFVFHTISWTYTNGGVTHEDSWSQQR from the coding sequence ATGGCCGAGACAGTACATCTCTACTTGAAGGCAAACGGCACGGAGATCAAGGGCGAGAGCACCCAGGTCAGCCTGGGCCGCGAAGGCTCCATCGAGTGCGTCTACTACGAGCAGGGCGTCATCACCGCGCGCGAGTCCGGCTCCGGCCTCGCCACGGGCCGGCGCCAGTACCAGCCGCTGCTCATCCGTAAGCGCATCGACAAGTCCACGCCGCTGCTGATGAAGGCGCTGTGCGAGAACCAGGTCATCGAGGCGACGTTCAAGTTCTTCCGCCCGAACCCGACCGGTGACGGCACGACGGAGCAGTTCTACACGACGACGTTCAAGCAGGGCCGCATCAACACCATCAAGCACGTGGTGCCGGACACCATCGTCCCGGCCACCTCGAAGGATCCGGCCCTCGAGGAGCTCACGTTCGTGTTCCACACCATCAGCTGGACGTACACCAACGGTGGCGTGACGCACGAGGATTCCTGGAGCCAGCAGCGCTAG
- the tssC gene encoding type VI secretion system contractile sheath large subunit: protein MNTDKNLLKNDSKTTVESDGSLLDTILAEAKLKPRDEGYDVARRGVQAFITEMLAPHRPQERIDQALVDAMIAEIDRRMSSQLDEILHHPTLQSMESRWRGLKFLIDKVDFRENIRVEMLNVSKGDLLKDFEDAPETVKSGLYKLVYSNEYGVFGGKPYGLMCGDFDFGPGPQDMALLTKCASVAAMAHAPFISNAGPEFFGEKSFLNLPNLKDLKAMFEMPQYARWQSFRDSEDSRYVGLCLPRFLLRLPYGEATVPVKSFNYNEDVVGHHERYLWGTASTALATRVAASFAKFRWAPNIIGPQSGGAVENLPLHNYEAMGEIQTKIPTEVLLTERREYELSEEGFIGMVFRKSADNAAFFSANSTQRPKLFGGTPEGKAAETNYRLSTQLPYMFIMTRLAHYIKVLQREQIGSWKERSDLERELNNWLSQYVADMDDPAPAVRSRRPLRNARVSVEDVEGQPGWYRCSVQVRPHFKYMGASFTLSLVGKLDKQ, encoded by the coding sequence ATGAATACCGACAAGAACCTGCTCAAGAACGACTCGAAGACCACGGTGGAGAGCGACGGCTCGCTGCTCGACACCATCCTCGCCGAGGCCAAGCTCAAGCCGCGCGACGAGGGGTACGACGTGGCCCGCCGCGGCGTCCAGGCCTTCATCACCGAGATGCTGGCGCCCCATCGGCCCCAGGAGCGCATCGACCAGGCGCTGGTGGACGCGATGATCGCCGAGATCGACCGGCGGATGAGCTCCCAGCTGGACGAGATCCTCCACCACCCCACCCTCCAGTCCATGGAGTCCCGGTGGCGCGGGCTGAAGTTCCTCATCGACAAGGTGGACTTCCGCGAGAACATCCGCGTGGAGATGCTCAACGTGTCCAAGGGAGACCTGCTCAAGGACTTCGAGGACGCTCCTGAGACGGTGAAGTCCGGCCTCTACAAGCTCGTCTACTCCAACGAGTATGGCGTGTTCGGTGGCAAGCCCTACGGGCTGATGTGCGGGGATTTCGACTTCGGGCCCGGCCCGCAGGACATGGCGCTGCTGACCAAGTGCGCCTCGGTGGCGGCCATGGCCCATGCGCCGTTCATCTCCAACGCGGGGCCTGAGTTCTTCGGCGAGAAGAGCTTCCTCAACCTGCCGAACCTCAAGGACCTGAAGGCGATGTTCGAGATGCCTCAGTACGCGCGCTGGCAGTCCTTCCGCGACAGCGAGGACAGCCGCTACGTGGGGCTGTGCCTGCCGCGCTTCCTGCTGCGCCTGCCCTACGGCGAGGCCACCGTGCCGGTGAAGTCCTTCAACTACAACGAGGACGTCGTCGGCCACCATGAGCGATACCTGTGGGGCACCGCCTCCACGGCACTGGCCACCCGCGTGGCCGCGTCGTTCGCCAAGTTCCGCTGGGCCCCGAACATCATCGGCCCGCAGTCCGGCGGCGCGGTGGAGAACCTGCCGCTGCACAACTACGAGGCCATGGGGGAGATCCAGACGAAGATCCCCACCGAGGTGCTCCTCACCGAGCGGCGCGAGTACGAGCTGTCCGAGGAGGGCTTCATCGGCATGGTGTTCCGCAAGTCCGCGGACAACGCGGCCTTCTTCTCGGCCAACTCCACGCAGCGTCCCAAGCTCTTCGGCGGTACGCCCGAGGGCAAGGCGGCGGAGACGAACTACCGGCTCAGCACCCAGTTGCCCTACATGTTCATCATGACCCGCCTGGCGCACTACATCAAAGTGCTCCAGCGCGAGCAGATCGGCAGCTGGAAGGAGCGCTCGGACCTCGAGCGCGAGCTGAACAACTGGCTGAGCCAGTACGTCGCGGACATGGATGATCCGGCGCCGGCGGTCCGCTCGCGCCGGCCGCTGCGCAACGCGCGCGTCAGCGTCGAGGACGTGGAGGGCCAGCCCGGCTGGTACCGGTGCAGCGTCCAGGTCCGTCCCCACTTCAAGTACATGGGTGCCTCCTTCACCCTGTCGCTCGTCGGCAAGCTCGACAAGCAGTGA
- the tssB gene encoding type VI secretion system contractile sheath small subunit has product MSKETSVAPTERVNIVYQPATGNAQEQVELPLKILMMGDFTGMPDERPIEERAPINVDKDNFNDVMAQQNLKVSLSVPDKLSQEEGATLPVTLQFRNISDFNPESIVHQVPELEKLLRLRHALHALKGPLGNIPAFRRKLQDLLNDADSRQTLMRELGMKADEKSAPKQ; this is encoded by the coding sequence ATGAGCAAGGAAACCTCCGTAGCCCCCACTGAGCGCGTCAACATCGTCTACCAACCTGCGACCGGCAACGCGCAGGAGCAAGTCGAGCTGCCGCTGAAGATCCTCATGATGGGGGACTTCACGGGGATGCCCGATGAGCGGCCCATCGAGGAGCGGGCTCCCATCAACGTCGACAAGGACAACTTCAACGACGTGATGGCGCAGCAGAACCTCAAGGTGTCGCTCTCCGTGCCGGACAAGCTCTCCCAGGAAGAGGGCGCCACGCTGCCGGTGACGCTGCAGTTCCGCAACATCTCCGACTTCAACCCGGAGAGCATCGTCCACCAGGTGCCGGAGCTCGAGAAGCTGCTGCGGCTGCGCCACGCGCTGCACGCCCTCAAGGGCCCCCTGGGCAACATCCCCGCGTTCCGCCGCAAGCTCCAGGACCTGCTCAACGACGCGGACAGCCGCCAGACGCTCATGCGCGAGCTCGGCATGAAGGCTGACGAGAAGAGCGCGCCGAAGCAGTAG